The Nocardiopsis composta genome includes the window CTGCCCGGCGCGGCGGGCGCGGTCGACCGAGGCCCGGTAGAAGGCCCGGGCCGATCCGGCGTCGCCCATGTCGGCGTGGAGCCAGGCGGCGAACCCGGCGGCCTCGCTCGCGGCCGCGGCGACGTCGGCGGCGAACGGGGTGCCCTGGGCGCGCTTGAGGGTGCGCCCGGCCAGTTCGACGTGGGCCACCGCGCCCCGGGCCAGGTCGCGGGCGGGGGAGGAGGCGTCCAGGCGCCTCTGCCCGCCGGTGATGGCCCGCAGTGTGACGGCGGTCTGCTCGTGGATCTCGCTGTCGGCGGCGGCCGTGTCGCCGCGCCGCTGCGCCGAGGTGAGCGGCAGCGCGAGCGCGGAGACGGTCACGGCCTTGCCGAATTCCCTGCGTCGCGTGGGATCAGCCCCCTTAGCCGGTTCGGCGGCGCCGCCGAACCGGAGCAGGTGGAGCGGGATCCCCAGGCGCCCCGCGAGGTCGCGGACCTGGTCGATGGTGAGCGACTGCTGGCCGTTGACCACGCGGGACACCCAGCTCTGGGAGTAGCCGACCGCCTTGGCCAGCTCCCCCTGGGACCAGCCCCGCGTGCGGCGGATGTCCTCGACGATCGTGGCGATGTCGCAGGTGGCCAGTGCCGCTGCGGTGGCCGGGCGCGTCCAAAACTCCGGCGGCAGAGCGCCGTCTCGCTGGGGCATGAGCCTAGGTTAGGGTCGCCACCTGGG containing:
- a CDS encoding helix-turn-helix domain-containing protein, with the protein product MPQRDGALPPEFWTRPATAAALATCDIATIVEDIRRTRGWSQGELAKAVGYSQSWVSRVVNGQQSLTIDQVRDLAGRLGIPLHLLRFGGAAEPAKGADPTRRREFGKAVTVSALALPLTSAQRRGDTAAADSEIHEQTAVTLRAITGGQRRLDASSPARDLARGAVAHVELAGRTLKRAQGTPFAADVAAAASEAAGFAAWLHADMGDAGSARAFYRASVDRARRAGQRLLDVYMLGSLAAFEIDADDPALGLSLAHEAGRRLSPGAHPTATAWLACVRALGHAGMGAGDEADQEIALAEQAVNRSDNAEPPWPWVFAFDHAKVAGYRALAAVRLHRPHQARAAFAEAFTGTRPGPKQSAILQVELAKAHADAGDGDEALRLAADALAVGVRLQSERVVDRVRGFRRAYRVRGPGADRLDDQLTAALTGGLPAVL